The following proteins are co-located in the Fusobacteria bacterium ZRK30 genome:
- a CDS encoding U32 family peptidase, with product MKKRVELLAPAGNFEKLEMAFHYGADAVFLGGKEFSLRAGGHNFDREELVEAVKYAHARDKKVWVALNIIPHNDEMDALPEYVQFLEKTAGVDGVIVADLGILEIVKENSNLHISASTQASNTNWRSVKMWQEMGASRVVLAREISLENIKEIRARVPDIEIEVFIHGALCMSVSGRCLLSNYMIGRDANRGDCAQSCRWKYNVMEEDNNGDKKPVYTEDDPTHIFNSKDLCTIEFIDQILDAGVDSLKIEGRMKGIYYVATAVKVYREAINRYYEGNFEYSEKWLRELETTSHRKYTSGFYFNKPNSDSQNYNNRNSYSQSHQLVAKVAEKLSENEYILEVRNKIFTGEELEVASNNGNPKIIVLPEMEITKKRVTSVVTDANPNSVVRVKIDADINRLDMIRRVLPEAE from the coding sequence ATGAAAAAAAGAGTAGAATTATTAGCTCCAGCAGGAAATTTTGAAAAGTTAGAGATGGCATTTCATTATGGTGCTGATGCAGTATTTTTAGGTGGAAAAGAATTTAGTTTAAGAGCAGGTGGACACAACTTTGACAGAGAAGAGTTAGTAGAAGCTGTTAAATATGCTCATGCCAGAGATAAAAAAGTATGGGTAGCGCTAAATATAATTCCACATAATGATGAGATGGATGCTTTACCGGAATATGTACAATTTTTGGAAAAAACAGCTGGAGTAGATGGTGTTATAGTAGCAGATTTAGGGATTTTAGAGATAGTTAAAGAGAACTCTAACTTACATATAAGTGCAAGTACTCAAGCCAGTAACACTAACTGGAGATCAGTTAAGATGTGGCAGGAGATGGGTGCTTCAAGAGTTGTTTTGGCTAGAGAAATTTCACTGGAGAATATCAAAGAAATCAGGGCTCGTGTTCCAGATATTGAGATAGAAGTATTTATTCATGGAGCACTATGTATGTCTGTATCAGGTAGGTGCTTACTAAGTAACTATATGATAGGAAGAGATGCAAATCGTGGAGACTGTGCTCAATCTTGCAGGTGGAAATATAATGTGATGGAAGAGGATAATAACGGAGATAAGAAACCTGTTTATACTGAAGATGATCCTACACATATATTTAACTCAAAAGATCTATGCACAATTGAATTCATAGACCAGATATTAGATGCAGGTGTTGATTCATTAAAGATTGAAGGAAGAATGAAGGGTATTTATTATGTTGCAACAGCTGTAAAAGTTTACAGAGAAGCAATCAATAGATACTATGAAGGAAACTTTGAATATAGTGAAAAGTGGTTAAGAGAGCTTGAAACAACATCCCATAGAAAATATACATCTGGTTTCTATTTTAATAAACCGAATTCAGATTCACAAAATTATAACAATAGAAATTCATATAGCCAGAGTCATCAATTGGTTGCAAAAGTAGCAGAGAAACTAAGTGAAAATGAGTATATCTTAGAAGTAAGAAATAAAATATTTACTGGAGAAGAGCTGGAAGTAGCAAGTAATAATGGTAATCCAAAGATTATTGTATTACCAGAGATGGAGATAACAAAGAAGAGAGTAACAAGTGTAGTAACTGATGCTAATCCTAACTCTGTTGTAAGGGTAAAGATAGATGCAGATATTAACAGACTTGATATGATAAGAAGGGTTTTACCAGAAGCAGAATAG
- the dnaB gene encoding replicative DNA helicase, giving the protein MQGIDKLKMVPTSVEAERSVLGGVLLKPDSLEDIVEIVKSTDFYKGAHRNIYEAMLVAYSKGEVIDPVVLINTLKKQNKFEESGGEAILYEIIEQVPTAANILTYARIVKEKATLRKLGDIGTQIVEMTHEGYEDIDDILDKAEGMIFKIAENKESKDVIEVKDIISQEYERLEKLMDNKGMTTGISSGFKHFDEMTNGFHPSDLVILAARPAMGKTAFVLNLALEAAVEEKKSVMIFSLEMSNSQLLQRFLAAKARIPLSNLRNGFLEADHWVKLGSASSKLAESSIQIADMPNINVMEIRAMARRAKAAGKLDMIIIDYLQLIKGRDKNGESRQQEISDISRSLKIIARELEVPVIALSQLSRGPEQRADRRPMLSDLRDSGAIEQDADMVVFLYRDDYYNEESEDKGIAEVIIGKQRNGPVGTVKLRFFHEYTQFGDYTTSIS; this is encoded by the coding sequence ATGCAAGGTATAGATAAGTTAAAGATGGTTCCAACCAGTGTAGAAGCTGAAAGGTCGGTATTGGGAGGGGTTTTATTAAAACCTGATTCTCTGGAAGATATTGTAGAGATAGTAAAATCGACTGACTTTTACAAGGGAGCACATAGAAATATTTATGAAGCGATGTTGGTGGCCTATTCTAAAGGGGAAGTAATAGATCCTGTAGTTTTGATAAATACACTGAAAAAACAAAACAAATTTGAGGAAAGCGGCGGAGAAGCTATTTTATATGAGATTATAGAACAGGTTCCTACAGCTGCAAATATCTTAACTTATGCCAGAATAGTGAAGGAAAAAGCTACACTGCGTAAATTAGGAGATATAGGTACTCAAATAGTAGAGATGACCCATGAAGGTTATGAAGATATAGATGATATATTGGATAAAGCCGAAGGGATGATCTTTAAGATTGCTGAAAATAAAGAGAGTAAAGATGTAATAGAAGTAAAAGATATTATATCCCAGGAATATGAAAGACTAGAAAAATTAATGGATAATAAGGGAATGACAACTGGAATCTCCTCAGGGTTTAAACACTTTGATGAGATGACCAATGGTTTTCATCCTTCAGACCTGGTGATCTTAGCAGCCAGACCAGCTATGGGTAAGACGGCATTTGTTCTGAACCTGGCATTAGAGGCTGCTGTAGAAGAGAAAAAGAGTGTTATGATATTCAGTCTAGAGATGTCAAATTCTCAATTACTTCAAAGATTCTTAGCTGCAAAGGCTAGGATTCCACTTTCAAACTTAAGAAATGGTTTTTTAGAAGCTGATCATTGGGTAAAATTAGGATCAGCCAGTTCAAAATTGGCCGAATCCAGTATCCAAATAGCTGATATGCCTAATATAAATGTTATGGAAATAAGAGCCATGGCAAGAAGAGCCAAGGCAGCAGGAAAGTTAGATATGATAATAATAGACTATCTGCAGCTTATAAAGGGTAGAGATAAAAATGGTGAATCACGTCAACAAGAGATCTCAGATATATCCAGATCACTTAAAATTATAGCCAGAGAATTAGAAGTGCCGGTAATAGCACTGTCACAGCTTTCACGTGGTCCGGAACAAAGAGCTGACAGGAGACCAATGCTGTCAGACCTAAGAGATTCAGGTGCTATTGAGCAGGATGCCGATATGGTAGTATTCCTCTATAGAGATGACTACTATAACGAAGAGAGTGAAGATAAGGGAATTGCCGAAGTTATCATAGGTAAGCAGAGAAATGGTCCTGTAGGAACGGTAAAACTACGATTCTTCCATGAATATACACAATTTGGAGATTATACAACAAGTATAAGTTAA
- the rplI gene encoding 50S ribosomal protein L9 codes for MSKIKVILNTDVAGQGRKGDIVSVSEGYAKNFLLKGNKGIIATDEEMKKLEAKKNKAAAKDQAETAVAEEQAKVLGEKTLFMKVKAGENGKVFGSITNKEISEAIKTQFDMVIDKKKIDGSIKKIGEHKVNLKLHKGVKASLKVIAERM; via the coding sequence ATGTCAAAGATAAAAGTGATACTTAATACAGACGTAGCAGGGCAAGGAAGAAAGGGTGACATAGTAAGTGTATCGGAAGGATATGCTAAAAACTTCTTATTAAAGGGAAATAAAGGAATTATAGCAACTGATGAAGAGATGAAAAAATTAGAGGCTAAAAAAAATAAAGCAGCAGCAAAAGATCAAGCTGAAACAGCTGTAGCAGAGGAACAAGCTAAGGTATTAGGAGAAAAGACTTTATTCATGAAGGTAAAAGCTGGAGAGAATGGAAAGGTATTTGGTTCTATAACTAACAAAGAAATATCTGAGGCAATAAAAACTCAATTTGATATGGTAATAGATAAGAAAAAAATAGATGGAAGTATAAAAAAAATAGGTGAACACAAAGTAAATTTAAAATTACACAAAGGTGTAAAGGCTAGCTTAAAAGTAATAGCTGAGAGAATGTAG
- the dnaX gene encoding DNA polymerase III subunit gamma/tau produces the protein MHITLYRKYRPSTFDEVAGETDIIKTIKNSLKENKMAHAYLFTGPRGVGKTTTARLIAKGLNCMENGVTDTPCNKCENCIDISKNKFIDLIEIDAASNRGIDEIRSLKDKINYQPAKGRKKVYIIDEVHMLTKEAFNALLKTLEEPPAHVIFILATTEPDKILETIISRCQRYDFKPVNQKESIDHLLMIAESEGVKIDNSSLKLIYEKSGGSMRDAISIFEKLISSCYGEEITLEKTEKILGVIPEKKLAEFLEIISKNDLVNGINFLDSLWNDSINVEEFLKSFAYYLKELMIGKKSPFNIMKSIAIIEDIFEVMGKFRYEEDKRILGYVILHKITEFKEEKVVTHELPVQEKIVEKIVYVEKEIPAGSEEAVETPKIAEKTVDISIDDVKTNWNDIVNEAKRRKMPLISFLSTATPTKIEDGFLHIGFYAENRFHKESMEKPYYNDIFLGVLKDKFGGRVLVKYDLLNEKNKVVEDKSDFVERVVDFFDGELI, from the coding sequence ATGCATATAACACTTTATAGAAAGTATAGACCCAGTACCTTTGATGAGGTAGCTGGAGAAACCGATATAATAAAAACTATAAAAAATTCTTTAAAGGAAAATAAGATGGCTCATGCATATTTATTTACAGGGCCTAGAGGAGTAGGAAAGACTACTACTGCAAGACTGATAGCCAAGGGATTAAATTGCATGGAAAACGGTGTTACTGATACACCCTGTAATAAATGTGAAAACTGTATAGACATCAGTAAAAATAAGTTTATAGACCTTATAGAGATTGATGCTGCATCAAATCGTGGAATCGATGAGATCAGGTCGTTGAAAGATAAGATAAACTATCAACCTGCCAAGGGAAGAAAAAAAGTATATATAATAGACGAGGTCCATATGCTGACTAAGGAAGCTTTTAATGCTCTCCTAAAGACATTGGAAGAACCTCCGGCTCATGTTATCTTTATCCTGGCAACGACTGAACCAGACAAGATATTAGAGACTATTATCTCAAGGTGTCAAAGGTATGATTTTAAACCTGTAAACCAAAAAGAATCCATAGACCACCTTCTTATGATAGCTGAATCTGAAGGGGTAAAAATAGATAATTCTAGTTTAAAATTGATCTATGAAAAATCTGGCGGGAGTATGAGAGATGCTATCTCTATCTTTGAAAAATTGATATCTTCATGTTATGGTGAAGAAATTACTTTAGAAAAGACAGAGAAAATATTAGGAGTTATTCCAGAAAAAAAACTAGCAGAATTTTTGGAGATTATCTCAAAGAATGACCTGGTGAATGGAATCAACTTTTTAGATAGCTTATGGAATGACTCTATAAATGTAGAGGAGTTTTTAAAAAGTTTTGCTTACTACCTAAAGGAACTGATGATTGGGAAAAAATCTCCCTTTAATATAATGAAATCTATAGCAATTATAGAAGATATATTTGAGGTAATGGGTAAATTCAGGTATGAAGAGGATAAGAGAATCTTAGGATATGTGATCTTACATAAGATAACAGAATTTAAAGAGGAAAAAGTAGTGACTCATGAACTGCCTGTACAGGAAAAAATAGTTGAAAAAATAGTATATGTCGAAAAAGAGATTCCTGCTGGTTCCGAAGAAGCAGTAGAAACTCCTAAGATAGCAGAAAAAACAGTAGATATAAGTATAGATGATGTTAAAACAAATTGGAATGATATTGTAAATGAAGCAAAGAGAAGAAAGATGCCGTTGATCTCATTTTTATCTACTGCTACACCTACTAAGATAGAAGATGGTTTTCTCCATATTGGATTTTATGCAGAAAACAGGTTCCATAAGGAAAGCATGGAAAAGCCATATTACAACGATATATTCTTAGGTGTACTCAAGGATAAATTTGGAGGAAGAGTACTTGTAAAATATGATCTTTTAAATGAGAAGAATAAAGTTGTAGAAGATAAAAGTGATTTTGTAGAAAGAGTAGTGGACTTTTTTGATGGTGAACTTATCTAA
- a CDS encoding sigma-54 dependent transcriptional regulator translates to MNILGINLTEKIKESLLENLDGDFSFENSYSNIGDYIENTKYNLIVMDIDGLEEIDKTKTVIKEIYDNQNKAIIVALGERATLNLIAWAIQLGIYDYLLKPIEEDEVIKIVEKALKDQKLKAEKLKKKETPKGTVIGNSPKMVEVYKKIGKVATNKIPVLISGEKGNGKKAVAKSIHRFSCLKEKPFVSVNCTAYQKEFLDRKLFGYEKGNIFESQVEQIGILEKGYGGSIHLGNIESLDLTLQAKLLGVLQEGAFFRVGGSKLIKTDIRIIATTSVNLEELIMNGNFIEELYHRLRILEIEIPPLRERKDDIPLMIHHFIKRFNEEFSKGVKGVSTPAMKKIMRYDWPGNVRELKSAVKSAMVLSRGKSILVEDLPSNIIGNKTTKRRGDVQDWILSDWVEGEIQMLQGSNQKDYYGNIISRVERELIRQVLEVANGKKVEAAETLGITRNTLRTKMNNYNLD, encoded by the coding sequence ATGAATATATTAGGGATAAATTTAACGGAAAAAATAAAAGAATCATTACTAGAGAATTTAGATGGAGATTTTTCTTTTGAAAATAGTTACAGTAATATAGGTGATTACATAGAGAATACTAAATACAATCTGATAGTTATGGATATAGATGGTTTAGAAGAGATAGATAAGACTAAAACAGTGATAAAAGAGATCTATGATAATCAGAATAAGGCTATAATTGTAGCACTGGGAGAAAGAGCAACTTTAAATCTGATAGCCTGGGCAATTCAACTGGGAATATATGATTATCTTCTTAAACCCATTGAAGAGGACGAAGTAATAAAGATCGTTGAAAAAGCATTAAAAGATCAAAAATTAAAGGCTGAAAAACTGAAGAAAAAAGAGACTCCTAAGGGGACGGTAATTGGAAACAGCCCTAAGATGGTAGAAGTATATAAAAAAATTGGTAAGGTAGCCACAAATAAAATACCGGTATTGATCAGTGGAGAAAAGGGAAATGGTAAAAAAGCGGTGGCTAAGTCTATCCATAGATTCAGCTGTCTGAAGGAAAAACCATTTGTCAGTGTAAACTGTACAGCATATCAAAAAGAGTTCTTAGACAGAAAGTTGTTTGGATATGAAAAGGGAAATATATTTGAATCACAGGTAGAGCAAATAGGTATTTTAGAAAAGGGTTATGGGGGATCGATCCATTTAGGGAACATAGAATCATTAGATCTGACTCTTCAGGCAAAATTATTAGGAGTACTTCAAGAGGGAGCGTTCTTCAGAGTAGGTGGATCAAAGCTGATTAAAACCGATATCAGGATCATAGCCACTACCAGCGTGAACTTAGAAGAGCTGATAATGAATGGAAATTTCATAGAAGAACTATATCATAGATTGAGAATATTAGAGATAGAGATACCGCCACTAAGAGAGAGAAAAGACGATATACCTCTTATGATCCATCATTTCATCAAAAGATTTAATGAGGAATTTTCTAAAGGAGTCAAAGGAGTATCTACTCCGGCTATGAAAAAAATAATGAGATATGACTGGCCGGGAAATGTAAGGGAATTAAAATCAGCTGTGAAATCAGCCATGGTATTATCTAGAGGAAAGAGTATCTTAGTAGAAGATCTGCCTTCAAATATTATTGGAAATAAAACTACCAAAAGAAGGGGAGATGTCCAAGACTGGATATTGTCTGACTGGGTAGAGGGAGAGATCCAAATGTTACAGGGATCCAACCAAAAAGACTATTATGGAAATATAATATCTAGAGTAGAGAGAGAATTAATCAGACAGGTATTAGAAGTGGCCAACGGGAAAAAAGTAGAAGCAGCAGAAACGCTGGGAATAACAAGAAATACATTAAGAACAAAGATGAATAACTATAATTTAGATTAG
- a CDS encoding TonB family protein has translation MKTDRNDYFNKIFVGVLILHIIFLYIMPGLKKIVIQEPEVSKITIGINNYSVDSAPKKIIENEKSAEIIEPKEVLPVEEKEVKVTEKKEEIKKEIPEKIEEKAEAPKVLQVTQSFDDLDILESLDSPREINKSREDMKPKIIKVSEVEDRNKNNEFKDRELNEVTDNSKDKIEENLDQVEAAIVDNRSEKIMVTNDSKDGVEDIRWNNLMSEENPNIVGPKSGLKVGSVDGKSKVIWDSSNKDPKYPLEAEKNAQTADVKIILDVDADGKVLRVRLIKTGVDIIDRAVESKARDWNIKLINSGMAISGSVMVEYKFKLKGRE, from the coding sequence GTGAAAACAGATAGAAATGATTATTTTAATAAAATATTTGTAGGAGTCCTTATCCTTCATATAATATTCCTCTATATAATGCCAGGTTTAAAAAAAATAGTTATACAGGAGCCGGAAGTAAGTAAGATCACCATTGGGATAAACAACTATTCTGTTGATAGTGCTCCTAAGAAAATTATTGAAAATGAGAAATCTGCTGAAATTATAGAACCAAAAGAAGTTTTGCCGGTAGAGGAAAAAGAGGTAAAAGTTACAGAGAAAAAAGAGGAGATAAAAAAAGAAATTCCTGAGAAGATAGAGGAAAAAGCGGAAGCCCCAAAGGTGTTACAGGTTACCCAGTCATTTGATGACTTGGATATACTGGAAAGCTTGGATTCTCCCAGGGAGATCAATAAAAGCAGGGAAGATATGAAACCTAAAATAATAAAGGTTTCAGAGGTAGAAGATAGGAATAAAAACAATGAATTTAAAGACAGGGAATTAAATGAAGTTACTGATAATTCAAAAGATAAAATTGAAGAGAATTTAGATCAAGTAGAAGCTGCAATAGTTGATAATAGATCGGAAAAAATTATGGTGACAAATGACTCGAAAGACGGGGTAGAAGATATAAGATGGAATAACCTCATGAGTGAAGAAAATCCAAATATAGTAGGGCCTAAATCAGGGTTAAAAGTAGGATCTGTAGACGGAAAATCCAAAGTTATCTGGGACTCATCCAATAAAGATCCCAAATATCCTCTGGAAGCCGAGAAAAATGCTCAAACTGCCGATGTAAAGATAATTTTAGATGTAGATGCTGATGGGAAGGTACTCAGAGTAAGATTGATAAAAACAGGGGTAGATATAATAGATAGAGCTGTGGAAAGTAAAGCCCGTGACTGGAATATAAAACTTATAAATAGCGGGATGGCTATAAGCGGAAGTGTCATGGTAGAATATAAATTTAAGTTAAAAGGTAGGGAATAG
- a CDS encoding biopolymer transporter ExbD, whose translation MKIQRLKRKNSKSLILDMTPLIDVVFLLLIFFMVATTFQDVDSSVNIELPKSSSEHKITIKTLEVKINKDLEIYLIVKDLKGKNEMMKVDQGDLKKKLGQKLELAEDKNVIVSADKSVNYQSLIEVLDIAKEAGAGSLDLNTKSLD comes from the coding sequence ATGAAAATACAAAGACTGAAAAGGAAAAATAGTAAAAGTTTGATCTTGGATATGACTCCATTGATAGATGTAGTATTTTTACTCCTAATATTTTTTATGGTGGCTACAACGTTTCAAGATGTAGATTCTAGTGTAAACATCGAACTGCCAAAATCCAGTTCAGAGCATAAAATAACTATTAAAACTTTGGAAGTAAAGATAAATAAAGACTTAGAAATTTACCTTATAGTAAAGGATTTAAAAGGTAAAAATGAGATGATGAAAGTAGATCAGGGAGATCTAAAGAAAAAATTAGGTCAAAAATTAGAACTTGCAGAGGATAAAAATGTAATTGTAAGTGCTGATAAGAGTGTAAACTACCAATCTCTCATAGAGGTGTTAGATATAGCTAAAGAAGCGGGAGCGGGTTCATTAGACCTCAATACTAAAAGTTTAGATTAG
- a CDS encoding MotA/TolQ/ExbB proton channel family protein, producing the protein MIEIFKSGGMLMYGILLLSILGTTVIIERFVYFLKNEKGIKDQLKAQLEEAIISKDKELAVSLCESENSSSLKVLKELILEHDFNGEVDIEYLEEKARERALIEIPKLENHMWLLGVVAHVTPLVGLLGTVSGMIAAFRVIAVVGSGKPEMLADGISQALITTAAGLTVAIPALILYNYYNKKIDHVVNEIEKTTVEFINSLRK; encoded by the coding sequence ATGATAGAAATATTTAAAAGTGGCGGAATGTTGATGTATGGGATTCTCCTACTATCTATATTGGGAACAACAGTAATAATAGAGAGATTTGTATATTTTTTAAAGAATGAAAAGGGAATAAAAGATCAGTTAAAAGCACAGTTAGAGGAAGCAATTATCTCTAAAGATAAAGAGTTAGCTGTAAGCTTATGTGAAAGTGAGAATTCATCTAGTTTAAAAGTATTAAAAGAGCTTATATTAGAGCATGATTTTAATGGAGAGGTAGATATCGAATATCTGGAAGAAAAAGCCAGAGAAAGAGCATTGATAGAGATTCCTAAATTAGAGAATCATATGTGGTTATTAGGAGTGGTGGCTCATGTAACTCCATTGGTAGGATTATTAGGAACGGTGTCTGGAATGATCGCAGCATTTAGAGTTATTGCAGTAGTAGGATCAGGAAAGCCAGAGATGCTTGCAGACGGTATATCCCAGGCTTTAATCACTACAGCAGCAGGACTTACAGTAGCCATACCGGCACTTATATTATATAATTATTATAATAAAAAGATCGATCATGTGGTAAATGAAATAGAAAAAACTACCGTTGAGTTTATCAACTCTCTTAGAAAGTAA